A genome region from Halorussus pelagicus includes the following:
- a CDS encoding M20 family metallopeptidase codes for MSFDSVEFLEAAVQTPSHEDVTKMRKLLVSTLESADADPEVRVSVDDAGNMVAVRDSGRDGPHVVLNTHIDTVPPHVEFSRDDGVIRGRGSCDAKGPLAAILAAFLGAEVERGRVTLAVTPDEETNSTGAAALDFDPEPDAVIVGEPTELDVCNAAKGRFQATVTVRGANAHAAEPESGVNAVRAAGDLLSEASETPRTSGEAASGALDTFDDREDRPDASDALGDSTLTPTTIEGGTATNQVPAECSFVVDRRSVPPETAEGFREALETHLRAHAPEAVGVEVALAERDTPFLAAFETPAEGELAATLRETSGGNVRPFGAATEASYFAQVAPTVVFGPGSLADDEGAVAHAPREYVRVAEVERAGEAIEETLAALLT; via the coding sequence ATGAGTTTCGACTCAGTCGAGTTCCTCGAAGCGGCGGTGCAAACGCCCTCTCACGAGGACGTGACCAAGATGCGGAAGTTGCTGGTCTCAACGCTCGAATCAGCGGACGCAGACCCCGAGGTTCGGGTCTCGGTGGACGACGCCGGAAACATGGTCGCGGTCAGAGACTCCGGGCGCGACGGTCCCCACGTCGTCCTCAACACCCACATCGACACCGTGCCGCCCCACGTCGAGTTCTCCCGAGACGACGGCGTGATTCGCGGTCGGGGGTCCTGCGACGCGAAGGGACCGCTGGCGGCGATACTCGCGGCGTTCCTCGGTGCGGAAGTCGAGCGCGGGCGGGTGACGCTTGCCGTCACGCCCGACGAGGAGACGAACTCGACCGGCGCGGCCGCCCTCGATTTCGACCCCGAACCCGACGCCGTCATCGTTGGCGAACCGACCGAACTCGACGTGTGCAACGCGGCCAAGGGGCGGTTTCAGGCGACGGTCACGGTCCGGGGCGCGAACGCTCACGCCGCGGAACCGGAGTCCGGAGTCAACGCGGTTCGCGCGGCGGGCGACCTGCTGAGCGAGGCGTCGGAGACGCCTCGAACGAGCGGTGAAGCCGCGAGCGGGGCGCTCGACACCTTCGACGACCGGGAAGACCGCCCGGACGCGAGCGACGCGCTGGGCGACTCAACGCTGACGCCGACGACCATCGAGGGCGGTACCGCGACGAATCAGGTGCCCGCCGAGTGTTCGTTCGTCGTGGACCGTCGGAGCGTGCCCCCGGAGACCGCCGAGGGGTTCCGCGAGGCGCTGGAAACGCACCTCCGGGCGCATGCGCCGGAGGCCGTCGGCGTCGAGGTGGCGCTCGCGGAGCGCGACACGCCGTTTCTGGCGGCGTTCGAGACGCCCGCGGAGGGCGAACTGGCGGCGACGCTCCGAGAGACCAGCGGCGGGAACGTCCGGCCGTTCGGTGCCGCGACGGAGGCATCCTACTTCGCACAGGTCGCGCCGACGGTCGTGTTCGGTCCGGGGTCGCTGGCCGACGACGAGGGCGCGGTGGCCCACGCGCCCCGCGAGTACGTCCGGGTCGCCGAGGTCGAACGCGCGGGCGAGGCTATCGAGGAGACGCTGGCGGCGCTGTTGACGTGA
- the dapF gene encoding diaminopimelate epimerase, with product MSIEFEKFHGTGNDFVVVDADEYVPDRGAFAREVCDRRDGVRLTDGGAAAEQGKSSESVGADGTLFLALEPNFSPPRAVMTLVQPDGSTAAMCGNGARCAAKWAAERTGADTVMLDTQAGTRRAEIADDEVTIEMGAPSFAPEEVPLAADREEPLLEETIEGVELTAVNTGVPHGVAFVEDVDEVALDAVAPAVRRADVFPDGANVTFASRRDEGDSAETATFDQRTYERGVEGETRACGTGAVAIAAVARRLGEVEEDAESVAVFPPGGRLGVAFDGERASLTGPAEREFEGEIASTPEPRRLSEA from the coding sequence ATGAGCATCGAATTCGAGAAGTTTCACGGCACCGGCAACGATTTCGTAGTAGTAGACGCGGACGAGTACGTCCCCGACCGGGGCGCGTTCGCCCGCGAAGTGTGTGACCGACGCGACGGCGTGCGTCTCACAGACGGCGGCGCGGCCGCCGAGCAGGGGAAAAGTTCGGAGTCGGTCGGTGCCGACGGCACGCTGTTTCTGGCGCTCGAACCCAATTTCTCGCCGCCGCGGGCGGTGATGACGCTGGTCCAACCCGACGGTTCGACCGCGGCGATGTGCGGCAACGGCGCGCGCTGTGCCGCGAAGTGGGCCGCCGAGCGAACCGGTGCCGACACCGTGATGCTCGACACGCAGGCCGGGACGCGCCGGGCCGAAATCGCGGACGACGAGGTGACCATCGAGATGGGCGCGCCGTCGTTCGCGCCCGAAGAGGTTCCTCTCGCGGCCGACCGCGAGGAGCCGCTACTGGAGGAGACCATCGAGGGCGTCGAACTGACCGCGGTGAACACCGGCGTCCCCCACGGCGTCGCGTTCGTCGAAGACGTGGACGAGGTGGCCCTCGACGCGGTGGCCCCGGCGGTTCGCCGCGCCGACGTGTTCCCGGATGGCGCGAACGTCACGTTCGCATCCCGTCGAGACGAGGGCGACAGCGCGGAGACGGCGACCTTCGACCAGCGGACCTACGAGCGCGGCGTCGAGGGAGAGACCCGCGCCTGCGGCACCGGCGCGGTCGCAATCGCGGCGGTCGCGCGACGACTGGGCGAGGTCGAGGAAGACGCCGAGTCCGTCGCGGTCTTCCCGCCGGGCGGTCGCCTCGGCGTGGCGTTCGACGGCGAGCGCGCCAGTCTGACTGGTCCCGCCGAACGCGAGTTCGAGGGCGAGATTGCTTCCACGCCGGAACCGCGGCGACTCTCGGAAGCATGA
- the lysA gene encoding diaminopimelate decarboxylase has protein sequence MSAATGSNPAVRRLADWPAERLRDLAEEYGTPLYVFDIERTRENYRRMAEAFPETEIYYAAKANTARPVLRALADEGAGVECASAGELARVLDAGVPGERVHYTAVNPPARDLDVAVRLADEYPGVTITAGAADTLDRLAERGYDGRICLRVNPGVGAGHHEKVSTGGDAKFGVPAERAADLLEDAAESFEAVGIHAHAGSGISGEDLSAHRELVGRMGELAREVEGRGIDIEFVDVGGGFGVPYAPKEDPLDLEAVAEATREALGDVDAALAVEPGRYLVADAGVLLTEVNTVKEVPGGAVVGVGAGMTTLARPAIYDAHHEIRNLAPDAAERPEREVTVAGPVCESGDSLGEHRLPDPERGDLLAVGNAGAYGYEMASQYNSRPRPASVVLDGDDARVARRRETIADVTAVEPEENV, from the coding sequence ATGAGCGCCGCGACGGGGTCGAATCCGGCGGTCCGACGACTCGCCGACTGGCCCGCCGAGCGCCTGCGCGACCTCGCTGAGGAATACGGCACGCCCCTCTACGTCTTCGACATCGAGCGCACCCGCGAGAACTACCGCCGGATGGCCGAGGCGTTCCCCGAGACCGAAATCTACTACGCCGCGAAGGCCAACACCGCTCGGCCGGTCCTGCGCGCCCTCGCCGACGAGGGCGCGGGCGTCGAGTGCGCCTCTGCGGGCGAGTTGGCGCGGGTATTAGACGCTGGCGTTCCGGGCGAGCGCGTCCACTACACCGCGGTCAACCCGCCCGCTCGGGACCTCGACGTGGCAGTCCGACTCGCCGACGAGTATCCCGGCGTGACCATCACCGCGGGCGCGGCCGACACCCTCGACCGACTCGCCGAGCGCGGGTACGACGGCCGAATCTGTCTGCGGGTCAACCCCGGCGTCGGCGCGGGCCACCACGAAAAGGTCTCGACCGGTGGGGACGCGAAGTTCGGCGTCCCCGCCGAGCGCGCGGCCGACCTCCTCGAAGACGCCGCCGAGTCGTTCGAGGCCGTCGGCATCCACGCCCACGCCGGAAGCGGCATCTCGGGCGAGGACCTTTCGGCCCACCGGGAACTCGTCGGTCGAATGGGTGAACTGGCCCGCGAGGTCGAAGGCCGGGGAATCGACATCGAGTTCGTGGACGTGGGCGGCGGGTTCGGCGTTCCCTACGCGCCCAAGGAGGACCCGCTCGACTTGGAAGCGGTCGCCGAGGCGACCCGCGAGGCCCTCGGCGACGTGGATGCGGCGCTCGCGGTCGAACCCGGCCGATACCTCGTCGCCGACGCGGGCGTCCTGCTAACCGAAGTCAACACGGTCAAGGAGGTTCCGGGGGGCGCAGTGGTCGGCGTCGGCGCGGGGATGACCACCCTCGCGCGGCCCGCCATCTACGACGCCCATCACGAGATTCGGAATCTCGCCCCAGACGCCGCCGAACGCCCGGAGCGCGAGGTAACGGTCGCCGGGCCGGTCTGCGAGAGCGGCGACTCGCTGGGCGAGCATCGACTCCCCGACCCCGAGCGCGGCGACCTGCTCGCGGTCGGCAACGCAGGGGCCTACGGCTACGAGATGGCGAGCCAGTACAACTCCCGTCCCCGCCCGGCGTCGGTCGTCCTGGACGGCGACGACGCCCGAGTGGCGCGGCGACGCGAAACGATTGCGGACGTGACGGCGGTCGAACCGGAGGAGAACGTATGA
- a CDS encoding 2,3,4,5-tetrahydropyridine-2,6-dicarboxylate N-succinyltransferase: protein MSLESDVGDLWHRYDDGALTAADAGEEEYAVLEAFLDALETGEVRAAEPDGDGEWHSNEWVKQGILLNFGLRDIAGREYGDVTYHDVLPLRETGDLPDRGTRNTPDGTVLRRGSYVGSDAILMSPSFVNIGAYVGDGTLVDSCDTVGSCAQIGADVKLGANTLIGGVLEPVEDAPVVVEDGASLGAGCRVTSGFVVGENSVVAENTLLTPRIPVYDLVEDEILYGRLPPERRAFARFVESSVGDHDLFDGGAYKPAVVAMDLEETTMEGVEREEALRE, encoded by the coding sequence ATGAGCTTGGAATCCGACGTAGGCGACCTGTGGCATCGATACGACGACGGCGCGCTCACCGCGGCCGACGCGGGCGAGGAGGAGTACGCCGTCCTCGAAGCGTTCCTCGACGCGCTCGAAACCGGGGAGGTCCGGGCCGCCGAACCCGACGGCGACGGCGAGTGGCACTCTAACGAGTGGGTCAAGCAGGGCATCCTGCTGAACTTCGGCCTGCGCGACATCGCGGGCCGCGAGTACGGCGACGTGACTTACCACGACGTGCTTCCCCTGCGCGAGACCGGGGACCTGCCCGACCGGGGGACCCGCAACACGCCCGACGGGACCGTCCTCCGTCGGGGGTCGTACGTCGGGTCCGACGCCATCCTGATGAGTCCGAGTTTCGTGAACATCGGCGCGTACGTCGGCGACGGAACGCTCGTGGACTCCTGTGACACCGTGGGGTCGTGCGCCCAAATCGGCGCGGACGTGAAGTTGGGCGCGAACACCCTCATCGGCGGCGTGCTGGAACCCGTCGAAGACGCGCCGGTCGTGGTCGAGGACGGCGCGTCGCTCGGCGCGGGGTGCCGAGTCACCTCGGGATTCGTCGTGGGCGAGAACTCGGTGGTCGCGGAAAACACCCTTCTCACGCCCCGAATCCCGGTGTACGACCTCGTGGAGGACGAAATCCTCTACGGTCGTCTCCCGCCCGAGCGCCGGGCGTTCGCGCGCTTCGTGGAGTCGTCGGTCGGCGACCACGACCTGTTCGACGGCGGGGCGTACAAGCCCGCGGTCGTGGCGATGGACCTCGAAGAGACCACGATGGAGGGCGTCGAGCGCGAGGAGGCCCTGCGAGAATGA
- the dapB gene encoding 4-hydroxy-tetrahydrodipicolinate reductase, which translates to MSAGDDEEPTAVSVAVTGATGEMGQAVLDAASAREDASVAFAVNRDPADEESASGVPVEPASEFDRLLANHDPDAVIDFTGPASSRNYVAAAAEAGIASVVGTTGFDDEGERALRERAEYAPVLKASNFGRGVQALLSAVESAVADLPGYDVEVTETHHNRKRDAPSGTAKTILETVEDARAAGGEESGPRVHGREGEAPREAGEIGVHARRAGTITGEHEVLLAGNHEEVRLTHRAEDRGVFAEGALDAAVWLAGREPGWYDFADVVEGDA; encoded by the coding sequence ATGAGCGCGGGCGACGACGAAGAACCGACGGCCGTCTCGGTTGCGGTCACGGGCGCGACCGGCGAGATGGGTCAGGCGGTCCTCGACGCCGCCAGCGCCCGCGAGGACGCGTCGGTGGCGTTCGCGGTCAACCGCGACCCCGCGGACGAGGAGTCCGCGAGCGGCGTCCCCGTCGAACCCGCCAGCGAGTTCGACCGACTGCTCGCCAACCACGACCCCGACGCAGTTATCGACTTCACCGGACCCGCGAGCAGTCGGAACTACGTCGCCGCCGCCGCGGAGGCCGGAATCGCCAGCGTCGTCGGCACGACCGGGTTCGACGACGAGGGCGAGCGGGCGCTCCGCGAACGCGCGGAGTACGCGCCCGTCCTGAAGGCCTCGAACTTCGGCCGGGGTGTGCAGGCGTTGCTCTCGGCCGTCGAGTCGGCGGTGGCCGACCTGCCGGGCTACGACGTGGAAGTGACCGAGACTCATCACAACCGGAAGCGAGACGCCCCGAGCGGCACCGCGAAGACGATTTTGGAGACCGTCGAGGACGCCAGAGCGGCAGGTGGCGAAGAGTCCGGCCCGCGCGTCCACGGCCGCGAGGGCGAGGCACCCCGCGAGGCGGGCGAAATCGGCGTCCACGCGCGCCGGGCGGGGACCATCACGGGCGAACACGAGGTCCTGCTCGCTGGCAATCACGAGGAGGTCCGACTCACCCACCGCGCGGAGGACCGCGGCGTCTTCGCCGAGGGAGCCTTGGACGCGGCAGTCTGGCTCGCGGGCCGAGAGCCGGGGTGGTACGATTTCGCGGACGTAGTGGAGGGAGACGCATGA
- the dapA gene encoding 4-hydroxy-tetrahydrodipicolinate synthase produces the protein MTHTDEPFGGVYPAMTTPFASDDSIDFEQLRADARRLADAGVDGLLAVGSTGESATLSHDEHVEVVDAVTDAVDVPVIAGAGSNNTREALELSRRSADAGTDALLLISPYYNKPEPEGMEHHYRTIADEVDVPQIVYNVPSRTGRNIAVETAVSLADHENIRGYKAASGDLNRIGEVIERTRDEEFAVLSGDDFLTLPMLSLGATGTISVSANVEPERTAALVEAARSGEFAEAREIHEELAPLVRALFSETNPIPVKEAMEIRGYGPARLRSPLTRLSEANRAELAGILEELSGEPTGVHQ, from the coding sequence ATGACACACACCGACGAACCTTTCGGCGGGGTCTACCCGGCGATGACGACCCCCTTCGCCAGCGACGACAGTATCGACTTCGAACAACTCCGAGCGGACGCGCGACGACTCGCGGACGCGGGCGTAGACGGCTTGCTGGCGGTCGGTTCGACCGGCGAGAGCGCGACCCTGAGCCACGACGAACACGTCGAGGTCGTGGACGCCGTCACCGACGCCGTGGACGTGCCGGTCATCGCGGGGGCCGGGAGCAACAACACCCGCGAAGCCCTCGAACTCTCCCGACGCTCGGCCGACGCCGGGACCGACGCCTTGCTTCTCATCTCGCCGTACTACAACAAGCCCGAACCCGAGGGGATGGAACACCACTACCGAACTATCGCCGACGAGGTTGACGTGCCCCAAATCGTCTACAACGTCCCCTCCCGCACGGGGAGAAATATCGCCGTCGAGACCGCGGTCTCGCTCGCGGACCACGAGAACATCCGGGGGTACAAGGCCGCCAGCGGCGACCTGAACCGAATCGGCGAGGTTATCGAACGGACGCGCGACGAGGAGTTTGCGGTCCTCTCGGGCGACGACTTCCTCACGCTCCCGATGCTCTCGCTCGGCGCGACGGGCACCATCAGCGTCTCGGCGAACGTCGAACCCGAGCGCACTGCGGCGCTGGTCGAGGCCGCCCGCTCGGGCGAGTTCGCCGAGGCCCGCGAGATTCACGAGGAACTCGCGCCGCTCGTCCGCGCGCTGTTCTCGGAGACCAACCCCATCCCGGTCAAGGAGGCGATGGAGATTCGCGGCTACGGCCCGGCCCGCCTCCGCTCGCCGCTGACCCGACTCTCCGAGGCGAACCGCGCAGAACTTGCAGGTATCCTCGAAGAATTATCAGGAGAACCGACTGGGGTACACCAATGA
- a CDS encoding metallophosphoesterase family protein yields MLVLGDAHADDPDNRRALFAAYRETDADVALQLGDLLYYDLPIPTYFIAGNNEEFDIIDALRHGRVESSDVTNAFLIADEAVEIDGLRVAGLSGNYAPTQYERPRPNLQGERRRHFVREDVEAVKQLDDVDVLLTHEAPHGLPVSESYEVGCEYIDELIEAVEPRLCLVGHHHEHAETTYGDTRVVGIASVDKRYYELDPATLELTSHPTPPS; encoded by the coding sequence ATGCTCGTTCTCGGAGACGCCCACGCCGACGATCCCGACAATCGGCGCGCGCTGTTCGCCGCCTATCGGGAGACCGACGCGGACGTTGCGCTGCAGTTGGGCGACCTACTCTACTACGACCTGCCGATTCCGACCTACTTCATCGCCGGTAACAACGAGGAGTTTGACATCATCGACGCGCTCCGACACGGCCGCGTCGAGAGTTCCGACGTGACGAACGCCTTCCTGATAGCGGACGAGGCGGTCGAAATCGACGGCCTGCGCGTGGCGGGCCTGTCCGGCAACTACGCACCGACTCAGTACGAACGCCCGCGGCCGAACCTACAGGGCGAGCGCCGCCGCCACTTCGTCCGCGAGGATGTGGAGGCGGTCAAGCAGTTAGACGACGTGGACGTGTTGCTCACCCACGAAGCGCCCCACGGCCTGCCGGTCTCGGAGTCCTACGAGGTCGGCTGTGAGTACATCGACGAACTGATAGAGGCGGTCGAACCGCGCCTCTGTCTGGTCGGCCACCACCACGAACACGCCGAGACGACGTACGGCGACACGCGAGTCGTCGGTATCGCGTCGGTGGACAAGCGGTACTACGAACTCGACCCTGCGACGCTGGAACTGACCTCGCACCCGACGCCGCCGTCGTGA
- a CDS encoding LabA-like NYN domain-containing protein, translating to MTEIHPHQRVAVLADAQNLYHTAQSVYSRNIDYSALLEKSVQDRELTRAIAYVIQADSPDEERFFEALGDIGFETKIKELKTFGDGSKKADWDVGMSLDAVTLANHVDTVILCTGDGDFSRLCSHLRHEGVRTEVTSFAESTSEELIEAADAFVDMSERPDTFLL from the coding sequence ATGACCGAAATTCACCCGCACCAGCGGGTCGCCGTTCTTGCGGACGCTCAAAACCTCTATCACACCGCCCAAAGCGTCTACAGCCGAAACATCGACTACTCCGCGCTCCTCGAAAAATCCGTACAGGACCGCGAGCTGACTCGCGCTATCGCCTACGTGATTCAGGCCGACAGCCCCGACGAGGAACGGTTCTTCGAGGCGCTCGGGGACATCGGCTTCGAGACGAAAATAAAGGAACTCAAGACGTTCGGCGACGGGTCGAAGAAGGCCGACTGGGACGTGGGCATGAGTCTGGACGCGGTGACGCTCGCCAACCACGTCGATACCGTCATCCTCTGTACCGGCGACGGCGACTTCTCGCGGCTCTGCTCGCACCTCCGTCACGAGGGCGTGCGCACGGAGGTCACGAGTTTCGCCGAATCGACTTCCGAAGAACTCATCGAGGCCGCCGACGCCTTCGTCGATATGTCCGAACGACCGGACACATTCTTACTCTGA
- a CDS encoding PUA domain-containing protein, which yields MSTSETDDLPRLRTTADYQFGAGVGAALFPDDEDLEIKRSSSGRPQQVIADAGRLVTYGTDGRFTLGLEGGRRVAAALDAPAGRVVVGDESEPFVRDGKNVFAKFVGAVGPEIRPGDEVAIVHEEGSVLAVGRAELSADAMADFDTGMAVMVREAADE from the coding sequence ATGAGTACGAGCGAGACCGACGACCTCCCGCGACTCCGGACGACCGCCGACTACCAGTTCGGGGCGGGCGTCGGCGCGGCGCTGTTTCCCGACGACGAAGACCTCGAAATCAAGCGTTCCTCGTCGGGGCGACCCCAGCAGGTCATCGCCGACGCCGGGCGACTCGTGACCTACGGCACCGACGGCCGGTTCACCCTCGGACTGGAGGGCGGTCGCCGGGTCGCCGCCGCACTCGACGCCCCGGCGGGCCGGGTCGTCGTCGGCGACGAGAGCGAACCGTTCGTCCGGGACGGCAAGAACGTCTTCGCAAAGTTTGTCGGCGCAGTCGGCCCGGAGATTCGGCCCGGCGACGAGGTCGCAATCGTCCACGAAGAGGGGTCGGTCCTCGCCGTGGGTCGGGCCGAACTCTCGGCCGACGCGATGGCCGATTTCGACACCGGGATGGCCGTGATGGTCCGCGAGGCCGCAGACGAGTAG
- a CDS encoding nascent polypeptide-associated complex protein, which translates to MFGGGGGGLDPRKMQQMMKQMGIDVDELDAEEVVITKSDGEQLVFDNPEITIMDARGQETYQVVGEPETRGADETSAVESGDESGGSSGIPDEDVEIVAQQAGANEDDAREALEATDGDLAAAVERLQ; encoded by the coding sequence ATGTTCGGAGGAGGCGGCGGGGGTCTCGACCCTCGTAAGATGCAGCAGATGATGAAGCAGATGGGTATCGACGTTGACGAACTCGACGCCGAGGAAGTCGTCATCACGAAGAGCGATGGCGAGCAACTCGTGTTCGACAACCCAGAAATCACGATTATGGACGCCCGCGGTCAGGAGACCTATCAGGTCGTCGGCGAACCCGAGACTCGCGGCGCGGACGAGACCAGCGCGGTCGAATCCGGCGACGAGAGCGGCGGGAGTTCGGGTATCCCCGACGAGGACGTGGAAATCGTCGCCCAGCAGGCCGGAGCCAACGAAGACGACGCGCGCGAGGCACTCGAAGCCACCGACGGCGACCTCGCGGCCGCGGTCGAGCGGCTACAGTGA
- a CDS encoding tRNA (adenine-N1)-methyltransferase: MTVLLVHGDREYLREPGEELQTDLGVLDVPEDAEPGQTLETHLGEPFEVRGLRGPDLFNHFERTGAPMMPRDVGLIVGHTGVAAGDRVLDAGTGTGVLSAYLGRMGANVTTYERDADFAVTARENMELADVADSVDVRAGDLTAELDGESDADLTGFDVLTLDTEDAPEIVARAPDVLVRGGYVAVYSPFVEQTRETVQAAREVGLSDVETFETIQRRMDFDDRGSRPSTAGVGHTGYLTFARRP; the protein is encoded by the coding sequence GTGACCGTTCTGCTGGTTCACGGCGACCGCGAGTATCTGCGGGAACCCGGCGAGGAACTCCAGACCGACCTCGGCGTCCTCGACGTTCCCGAGGACGCCGAACCGGGCCAAACGCTGGAGACCCATCTGGGCGAACCGTTCGAGGTCCGCGGGTTGCGCGGTCCCGACCTGTTCAACCACTTCGAGCGCACCGGCGCGCCGATGATGCCCCGTGACGTGGGTCTCATCGTGGGCCATACCGGCGTCGCGGCGGGCGACCGCGTGCTGGACGCCGGAACCGGAACCGGCGTTCTCTCGGCGTATCTCGGCCGGATGGGCGCGAACGTGACCACCTACGAGCGCGACGCCGACTTCGCCGTAACTGCCCGCGAGAACATGGAACTGGCCGACGTGGCCGATTCGGTTGACGTGCGCGCTGGCGACCTGACCGCGGAGTTGGACGGCGAGAGCGACGCGGACCTCACCGGGTTCGACGTGCTGACCCTCGACACGGAGGACGCGCCCGAAATCGTCGCTCGCGCGCCAGACGTGCTGGTTCGGGGCGGCTACGTCGCGGTCTACTCCCCGTTCGTCGAGCAGACCCGCGAGACCGTACAGGCGGCCCGCGAGGTCGGGCTTTCGGACGTGGAGACGTTCGAGACCATTCAGCGTCGGATGGACTTCGACGACCGAGGGTCGAGACCCTCGACGGCGGGCGTCGGCCACACGGGCTACTTGACGTTCGCGCGGCGACCCTGA
- a CDS encoding formyltransferase family protein: MSETLSVALLVRGPDVPAWQARAVETMLARTDAEVTTVVECTESTGGKAGGLDHYLDRVRKYPLWTPVGAAVKLGDTPAHQRPRAVADIAGIGDPETLAVAPEPASDFGNVLPDRAVEVVGETDVAIRFGFGVLKGDVLDAPEYGVLSFHHGDIRKYRGMPSGFWEFLHGEDAAGVTLQRLTETLDGGSIAAYEPVDLSDARTWAEVRERLFAVSDDVLVTGIRNVAAGVAPESPDELGDLYSLPEGGDVLKYVLKESKGRVRQVVG; this comes from the coding sequence ATGTCCGAGACACTATCGGTCGCGCTTCTGGTTCGCGGTCCCGACGTTCCGGCGTGGCAGGCCCGCGCGGTCGAGACGATGCTCGCGCGGACCGACGCCGAGGTGACGACGGTCGTCGAGTGTACCGAATCGACCGGTGGCAAGGCGGGCGGTCTCGACCACTACCTCGACCGCGTCCGGAAGTACCCACTCTGGACGCCGGTCGGCGCGGCGGTCAAACTCGGCGACACACCCGCTCACCAGCGACCGCGTGCGGTCGCGGACATCGCCGGAATCGGCGACCCCGAGACGCTGGCGGTCGCTCCCGAACCGGCCTCGGACTTCGGCAACGTCCTCCCCGACCGCGCGGTGGAAGTCGTCGGCGAGACCGACGTGGCGATTCGCTTCGGGTTTGGCGTCCTGAAGGGCGACGTACTCGACGCGCCCGAATACGGCGTCCTGAGCTTTCACCACGGCGACATCCGAAAGTACCGCGGGATGCCCTCGGGCTTTTGGGAGTTTCTCCACGGCGAGGACGCCGCGGGCGTGACCCTCCAGCGACTCACCGAGACGCTCGACGGCGGGTCCATCGCGGCCTACGAACCGGTGGACCTCTCTGACGCTCGAACGTGGGCGGAGGTCCGCGAGCGCCTGTTCGCCGTCTCGGACGACGTGCTGGTGACGGGTATCCGGAACGTCGCCGCGGGCGTCGCCCCCGAGTCGCCCGACGAACTCGGCGATCTCTACTCGCTTCCGGAGGGCGGCGACGTGCTGAAGTACGTTCTCAAAGAAAGCAAGGGCCGGGTCCGGCAGGTCGTCGGGTAG
- a CDS encoding transcription factor S yields MEFCDECGSMMKAEDELWVCGSCGNKTPKDPEASYVVTEDQEASEVIETNQGDEESALPTTEAHCPECGNDRARWYMQQIRAADESETRFFICTECDHKWREDDN; encoded by the coding sequence ATGGAGTTCTGTGACGAGTGCGGTTCGATGATGAAGGCCGAGGACGAGCTTTGGGTCTGCGGAAGCTGTGGCAACAAGACGCCGAAGGACCCCGAGGCCAGCTACGTCGTGACCGAGGACCAAGAGGCCAGCGAGGTCATCGAGACCAATCAGGGCGACGAGGAGAGCGCGCTCCCGACGACCGAGGCCCACTGCCCGGAGTGTGGCAACGACCGCGCTCGCTGGTACATGCAACAGATTCGCGCGGCCGACGAGAGCGAGACACGCTTCTTTATCTGTACGGAATGTGACCATAAGTGGAGGGAAGACGACAACTAG
- a CDS encoding DUF5789 family protein, translated as MAREVKLSHIESVLDDLSYPATREAAASEFEDVTVLLADGERNLGELIAGTPAEEFDSNEELQSEINNVLPREAVGEPYQSEGEG; from the coding sequence ATGGCACGGGAAGTCAAACTCAGCCACATCGAATCGGTCCTCGACGACCTGTCGTATCCGGCCACGCGCGAGGCGGCCGCGAGCGAGTTCGAGGACGTGACGGTGCTGCTCGCCGACGGCGAGCGCAACTTGGGGGAGCTAATCGCCGGGACCCCGGCCGAGGAGTTCGACTCGAACGAGGAACTCCAGTCCGAGATTAACAACGTCCTGCCCCGCGAGGCGGTGGGCGAGCCGTACCAGTCGGAGGGCGAGGGATAA